A region from the Benincasa hispida cultivar B227 chromosome 12, ASM972705v1, whole genome shotgun sequence genome encodes:
- the LOC120067748 gene encoding protein NRT1/ PTR FAMILY 8.3, with translation MGSQEDDRAILEEGLLQNESNGLYTGDGSVDFHGNPVLKQNTGNWKACPFILGNEGCERLAYYGISTNLVTYLTNKLHQGNVSAARNVTTWQGTCYLTPLIGAILADAYWGRYWTIAAFSTIYFIGMCTLTLSASVPALKPAECVGFMCPPASAAQYMVFFLGLYLIALGTGGIKPCVSSFGADQFDDTDPAERVKKGSFFNWFYFSINIGALISSSFLVWIQDNAGWGLGFGIPALFMGLAIISFFSGTKLYRFQKPGGSPITRMCQVLVASFHKRDLRVPADSNLLYEVRDKSSAIEGSRKLEHSDELRCLDKAAVISDAELKSGDFSDPWRLCTVTQVEEFKILIRMFPIWATGIVFAAVYAQMSTLFVEQGTMLNKTIGSFRIPPASLSTFDVVSVIFWVPVYDRFIVPIARKVTGKERGFTEIQRMGIGLFISVLCMSAAAMVEIKRLELARELDLVHKPEAVPLSILWQIPQYFLLGAAEVFTFIGQLEFFYDQSPDAMRSLCSALSLLTTALGNYLSSFILTIVTYLTTRNGQPGWIPDNLNEGHLDFFFWLLAGLSFLNLLVYIVCAKRYRPKKAS, from the exons ATGGGTTCTCAGGAGGACGACCGAGCAATCTTGGAGGAGGGTCTTTTGCAG AATGAAAGCAATGGACTGTATACAGGTGATGGCTCAGTTGACTTCCATGGGAATCCTGTCCTCAAGCAAAATACAGGAAACTGGAAAGCATGCCCATTCATTCTAG GGAATGAAGGCTGTGAGCGATTGGCCTACTATGGGATTTCAACTAACCTTGTTACTTATCTTACAAATAAACTACATCAAGGAAATGTATCAGCTGCTAGAAACGTCACTACTTGGCAAGGAACTTGTTATCTTACACCCCTCATTGGAGCTATACTGGCAGATGCATACTGGGGAAGATATTGGACAATTGCTGCTTTTTcaacaatttactttatc GGAATGTGTACATTAACTCTCTCTGCATCTGTTCCTGCTCTAAAGCCTGCTGAATGTGTCGGGTTTATGTGTCCCCCAGCTTCTGCTGCTCAGTATATGGTATTTTTCCTTGGACTCTATTTGATTGCCCTTGGGACAGGTGGAATCAAACCGTGTGTGTCATCATTTGGAGCAGATCAGTTTGATGATACTGATCCTGCTGAAAGGGTTAAAAAGGGCTCATTTTTCAACTGGTTTTACTTTTCAATCAATATTGGTGCTCTTATATCGAGTAGTTTCCTGGTTTGGATACAAGACAATGCCGGGTGGGGTCTAGGGTTTGGCATCCCTGCATTATTTATGGGCCTTGCTATTATAAGTTTCTTTTCTGGCACAAAGCTCTACAGATTTCAGAAACCGGGAGGAAGCCCAATTACAAGAATGTGCCAGGTTTTGGTTGCATCCTTTCATAAGCGAGATCTAAGGGTTCCTGCTGACAGTAATCTTCTGTATGAGGTGCGAGACAAAAGTTCTGCCATTGAAGGAAGTCGCAAGCTGGAACACAGTGATGAACTGAG ATGCCTTGATAAAGCGGCTGTCATCTCTGATGCTGAGTTGAAAAGCGGGGACTTCTCCGATCCCTGGAGGCTATGCACAGTAACTCAGGTCGAGGAATTTAAGATTCTTATCCGAATGTTCCCAATATGGGCTACTGGAATCGTCTTTGCTGCTGTATACGCCCAAATGTCAACATTATTTGTGGAACAAGGGACAATGCTGAACAAGACCATTGGTTCTTTCCGTATTCCTCCAGCCTCTCTCTCGACCTTCGATGTAGTAAGTGTTATTTTCTGGGTACCTGTGTATGATAGATTCATAGTCCCAATTGCAAGAAAAGTCACAGGAAAGGAGAGGGGATTCACCGAAATACAGCGGATGGGTATCGGCCTGTTCATATCGGTTTTATGCATGTCAGCTGCAGCCATGGTAGAGATCAAACGACTGGAACTTGCAAGAGAACTCGATTTAGTGCATAAACCAGAGGCTGTACCACTAAGCATACTTTGGCAAATACCACAATATTTCTTGCTGGGTGCAGCAGAAGTAttcacattcattggacagCTTGAGTTTTTCTATGATCAATCTCCAGATGCCATGAGAAGTTTGTGTAGTGCATTGTCTCTATTGACCACTGCTTTGGGGAATTACCTCAGTTCCTTCATTCTAACCATTGTCACTTACTTGACAACAAGAAATGGGCAGCCTGGATGGATACCAGATAACTTAAATGAGGGCCATTTGGATTTCTTCTTCTGGCTGTTGGCTGGACTGAGCTTCTTGAACTTGTTGGTTTATATTGTCTGCGCCAAACGCTACCGGCCAAAAAAGGCTTCTTAG
- the LOC120092562 gene encoding uncharacterized protein At4g15970-like, which translates to MRSSTLGVSVSVMRCAAVMSMISASNSYVSAMFTYSPFRPTLHILLLFTAISLCCLVILREFNSLRYFSLFSLSGPPPVSPFLPSLADEDDLSPDANDEYGLDKVLQDAATEDKTVILTTLNEAWASPNSVIDLFLQSFRIGNRTHQLLNHLVIIALDKKAFSRCLDIHVHCFALVTEGVDFHSEAHFMSPDYLKMMWRRIDFLRIVLEMGYNFVFTDADVMWFRDPFPFFDINADFQIACDQYLGIPDDLDNRPNGGFTYVKSNNRSIEFYKYWYSARESYPGYHDQDVLNRIKYDFFIDEIGLKIRFLDTAYFGGFCEPSKDMNRVLTMHANCCIGMDSKLHDLRIMLEDWKHYMSTPPYLKPLSISSWRVPQNCSI; encoded by the exons ATGCGATCTTCAACCCTAGGCGTTTCTGTATCGGTGATGAGATGCGCCGCTGTAATGTCTATGATCTCTGCTTCTAATTCTTACGTTTCCGCCATGTTTACATACTCCCCCTTCCGCCCTACCCTTCACATTCTTCTCCTCTTCACTGCCATTTCCCTCTGTTGTCTTGTTATTCTCAGAGAATTCAACTCCCTTCGCTActtctctcttttctccttaTCCGGTCCTCCTCCTGTTTCGCCTTTCCTCCCCTCCCTCGCTGATGAAGACGACCTTTCTCCG GACGCTAATGATGAGTACGGGCTGGACAAGGTCTTACAGGATGCTGCAACAGAAGACAAAACTGTTATTTTAACTACTTTAAATGAAGCATGGGCATCTCCAAATTCAGTCATTGATCTCTTTCTACAGAGCTTTAGAATTGGAAATCGAACTCACCAACTATTGAATCATTTGGTTATTATTGCATTGGACAAAAAGGCATTTAGTCGTTGCTTGGATATCCATGTCCATTGCTTTGCTCTTGTTACTGAAGGAGTTGATTTTCATTCTGAGGCACATTTTATGTCACCTGACTACTTGAAGATGATGTGGAGAAGGATTGATTTTCTGCGAATTGTTCTTGAGATGGGGTACAATTTTGTATTCACG GATGCTGATGTTATGTGGTTCAGGGATCCGTTCCCTTTCTTTGATATCAATGCAGATTTCCAGATTGCTTGTGATCAATACCTGGGCATCCCTGATGATTTAGATAACAGACCGAATGGAGGGTTTACCTACGTGAAGTCCAATAACCGGTCAATTGAGTTTTACAAATATTGGTACTCAGCTCGGGAAAGTTATCCAGGATACCATGATCAAGATGTTCTTAATAGGATCAAATACGATTTTTTCATCGATGAAATTGGACTAAAGATTAGATTCTTGGATACTGCTTACTTTGGTGGGTTCTGTGAACCCAGCAAAGATATGAATCGTGTACTAACCATGCATGCAAACTGCTGTATTGGAATGGACAGTAAGCTTCATGATCTTAGAATTATGCTCGAGGATTGGAAACATTACATGTCGACGCCACCATATCTTAAGCCATTATCAATTTCGTCTTGGAGGGTTCCACAGAACTGCAG TATCTGA